The sequence CGCCTGTCCGAAGCACAGGCACGTGCGATCCTTGAACTGCGTCTGCATCGCCTGACCGGTCTCGAACGCGACAAGATCGCGGGCGAATTGACCGAGTTGGGTGAGAAGATCAAGGACTTCCTTGATATCCTTGCCTCGCGTGAGCGCAAGCTGACGATCCTCAAGGATGAACTGACCGAAATGCGCAATGAATTCGCCGACCCGCGTCGCAGCGAAATTCAGGAAGCAGAATTCGAACATGACATCGAAGACCTGATTGCCCGTGAAGACATGGTCGTGACCGTGTCGCACAGCGGCTATATCCAGCGTGTTCCGCTGTCGACCTATCGCGCACAGCGTCGCGGTGGTAAAGGCCGTTCGGGCATGGCAACCCGCGAGGAAGATTTCGTTTCCAAGCTGTTTGTTGCCAATACCCACACCCCGGTTCTGTTCTTCAGCTCCGAGGGCATGGTCTACAAGATGAAGGTCTGGCGCCTGCCGATGGGTACGCCGCAATCGCGCGGCAAGGCGCTTGTGAACCTGTTGCCGCTCTCAGAAGGCGAATATATCACCACGGTCCTGCCGCTTCCCGATGAGGAAGAATGGCCGAACCTGCATGTGATGTTTGCCACCTCGACCGGTAACGTCCGCCGTAACAGCCTTGCCGATTTCGTGAATGTGAAATCAAACGGCAAGATCGCCATGAAGCTTGAAGAAGAGCGTGGTGACAAGCTGATTGCGGTTCAGACCTGTACCGATGATGACGACATCCTTCTGACAACCCGTCAGGGCAAGTGCATTCGTTTCCGTGTCGGTGACGTGCGCGTCTTTACCGGCCGTAATTCGGTCGGTGTGCGTGGCATCCGTCTGGCCGATCAGGACGAAGTCATCGCGATGTCGGTTCTGTTTGGCAACCATGTTTCGATGGAAGAGCGCGGTGAATACCTTTCTATCACCGGCAAGTTGCGTCGCGAGGAAATCACGGCTGATAACCTTCCGCTCGAACTGCTGTCCGAAGAACGGTATCAGGAAATTCTCAGTGGCGATCAGATGATCCTGTCGGTTACTGAAAACGGTTATGGCAAACGGACGTCTGCCTATGAATATCGTGTGACCGGCCGTGGTGGTCAGGGCTTTGCCAATATCGAGATGTCGGAACGTAACGGTAATGTCGCTGCGTCCTTCGTGATCGAAGAAGGCGACGAACTGATGATGGTCACCAATGGTGGCAAGGTCATCCGTATGCCGACCCATGACATCCGTATTGCCGGGCGTAAGACCCAGGGTGTGACGCTGTTCCGTACTGCCGAAGACGAACAGGTCGTCGCAGTCGAACGTCTGTCAAACCTTGGTGATGAAGATGATGAGATCATCGATGGCGAGGAAGGTGTGATCGAGGGTGCCGAAGGTGCCGTTGAAACCGCCGACCAGGCCCCGGAAGCATCTGATGAAGATGCGGCTGAGGCACCGGCATCTGATGAAGCGGACCGCGACGAATAACGGGAAGTTCGATGACTGAAACGTCTTCTACCGTATCGCGTATCGGGATTTATCCGGGCACCTTTGATCCGGTAACCCAAGGGCATATGGATATCATTCGTCGTGCGACCCGGATCGTCGATCAACTGATTGTCGGCGTTGCGATCAACGCCGGCAAAGGTCCGATGTTCGGGGTCGATGAACGCTGTGCACTGGTTGAAGGTGCACTCAAGGCTGCGGGCGGTGAAGTTGCCGCCCGTACCTCAGTTAAGCCATTTTCATCGCTTCTGATGCAGTTTGCCCAGGAAAACGGATCCAGCACGATTATCCGTGGTCTTCGGGCGGTATCGGACTTTGAGTATGAATTCCAGATGGCCGGGATGAACGCCCGGCTATCCCCGGAAGTTGAAACCGTCTTTTTGATGGCATCGGACAAACAACAGTTTGTCTCTTCGCGTTTCGTGAAGGAAATCGCCCGTCTGGGCGGGAATGTCACTGAATTTGTGCCGGCAAACGTGCTGAAACGGCTGCACGAAAAGCTGGCAGAAGAAAAGGAATAACGCAGGCCATGCGTCTTTTTCGTCTATTTTCAATTATCGCTCTCGTACTAGGATTTATCACCATGTCCAATGGAAACGACGCTGTCGCTCAGGATCTGGAAAACACGCTTTATCTTGACCTGAAAGATGGCCGCGTTGTGATCCAGCTTCGCCCGGATCTGGCACCGAAACATGTTGCCCGGATCAAGGAACTCACCCGTGAAGGCTTTTACGATGGGCTGAAATTCCATCGTGTGATCGAAGGTTTCATGGCGCAGACCGGTGATCCCAAAGGCAACGGAACCGGTGGTTCCGGCCAGAAACTTGATGCCGAGTTCTCGAATGAACGTCACGTTCGCGGCACCGTTTCCATGGCCCGTTCGGCCAATCCGAACAGTGCAGATTCCCAGTTCTTCATCGTCTTTGCCGATGCACCGCACCTTGATGGCCAGTACACCATCTGGGGCGAAGTTACTGAGGGCATGGAATATGTCGATATGATCAAAAAGGGTGCGCCCTGGGCCAATGGCAGCGTTGCCGACCCGGATCAGATCGTCAAAATGCAGGTTGCTGCCGACGCGCAATAATCGCGATATTTGAAGTATTACAACCGAAAGCCGTCCCTTCATGGGGCGGCTTTCGCGTTTTTGGGGCTGAATGCGCAAAAAGAGCCAAAATATGGAAAACAGGTGTTGACCGATGCCGCCTGTGCCATTAAAACGCGCTTCACCAACCTTGAGGGCCCGTAGCTCAGTTGGTAGAGCAACTGACTTTTAATCAGTTGGCCACAGGTTCGAATCCTGTCGGGCTCACCAATAAGCCCCTGAAACCCAACCGGTTTCGGGGGCTTTTTATTTGTCCGGATTCTCCCTGCATATCGCGATTTTTTCCGACGCCGGAACCCGTCTTGCCATTGGCGATATTTCGCTATCCGCAAAGGCACATTCAGGCATGTGATTGGCAGGTATTTTTCGCCATTTGACGTCTTTTCATGGCTGATGTGCATCTTCGCATAAAAAGGGGGGTTGACCGATCCCGTCTGGCCCATTAAAACGCCGCTCACCAACGTTGAGGGCCCGTAGCTCAGTTGGTAGAGCAACTGACTTTTAATCAGTTGGCCACAGGTTCGAATCCTGTCGGGCTCACCAATTCAAAACCCCCGGAACCCAGAAGTTCCGGGGGTTTTGCATATCCGGCTTTTGCCATCATATTTCCCATCGCAATTCCTGATCGATCACGCAAACCCTTTCCCGCATTGAATAGGCCTGTCCGGGGCAGGGGATCAGCATGAAATGTATTTTGGCCTGTTGGTTGCGATTGCATCGCAATTCTATTTCCTGTAAAGAATGCAAATCAGTTTCAAACGCACCAGAGCAGGACGTCTGGTGGTGATCAATTTTGTGATCGGGAAAGTTACATGTCTGACCCTGTGAATTCATCAGCCGCATCTTCGGATGCGCAAACGCCGCTTTCTTCCGATGGCGCACTCGTCCCGGTGGGGGCTGACTCTGCGACCGGAAATCTTAATGCGGACGGTTCTGTCATGGTGGACCCGAATACCGGGCTTGCCATTGATGCAACTGCAACGACCCAGTCGACCGGTATGCTCGATGGCTTTGTTGGCCTTCCGGTGATTGAGCAGGTTGACCGGGCTGGCGTGGTCGGCTGGGTTCTGGCTGCGATGGCGCTGATCGGGCTTATGGTGTTCTTCTATAAGCTGGTCGGTTTCCTGCGCCGTGGTGTTTTTGCCGACGGCTTTGTAAAGGATGTCGAACGTCACTTGTCATCGGGTGACGAGCAGCAGGCGGCCGAAATTCTGGCCCGCCGTCGCCATCCGGCCGCGCGCATTGCGCTGTCGGGCATGATGCTTCCGGTAAGTTCGTCTGAGGAACGCGAAGCGGCCTCGGATCTGATTGCTTCGCGTGCGCGCAAGGAAATTGATGGTCTCAATGGTGGTCTGCGGATCATGTCGGCCATTGCCGTGCTAAGCCCGCTCTTGGGTCTTCTGGGTACGGTCATGGGCATGATCGAGGCCTTCCAGCGCATGGAAGGGGCCGGCAGCCGTATTGATCCGTCTGTGCTGTCTGGCGGTATCTGGCTGGCACTTCTGACTACGGCAATTGGCCTTGTGGTCGCGATCCCGGCAACCGCGTTTCATATGTGGATGCAGGGCGTGATTGGCCGTGCTGCCGCCACGATGGAAGATGTTTGTACGCTGGTGGTCAATCGCGGTGAACTGGCCCGCAAGACGCTTACCCGCGCATCAAACATTTCCGAACTGCGCCACGCCGCCGAATAAAACCCGTTTCCGAAAGTCGCCCCATGCAGCTGCGCGAACGCAACAGCGGTTCTACACCGATGATCGGTCTGACCCCGCTGATTGATGTTGTCTTTATCCTGCTGATCTTCTTCATGCTGGCCTCAAGCTTCCTTGACTGGAAGGGCTTTGAGATGTCGGTCAGCATCACCGATGGTCGCGCCACCAGCCAAAGCGATACCCGACCGGTCACGGTCGAGGTCGATGTGAATGGCGGTCTGTCGATCAACGGCAATGCGATTGCGCTGTCCAATCTGGCACCGACGCTTTTGCGCGATCATGACGGATCGCAGGTGCGCCTACGGCCGATCAACGGTGCCAATCTGCAACGACTGGTCGAAGTCATGGATACGCTGGGCCGTGGTGGTGTCACGGATGTGGAGTTCATTGAATGAAACGCCGCATCCAGATTGCCGAGGATGGACCGGTTCAGGAACCGATGTTGCCTTTGATCAACATCGTCTTTCTGCTTTTGATCTTTTTCATGATCGCCGGAAGCCTGCAAAAACTCGGTCCCTTTGAAGTTGACCCGCCTGCCAGCCAAACGGCTGAAGGCCAGCCGGAAGACACCATTGTCCTGTGGTTTGGCAGCAATGGTGAAATCGGGATTGATGATCTGACGGGTGGGCTTGATCGCCTGTCGTCAATGCTGCCTGCCGATTATATCGGCCGTCCGGTTGAAATCCGGGCCGACCGCGAAGTCGAAGGTGCCAAGGTCGTGACCCTTCTGGCGCGCCTTCAGGAACTTGGCATTGAGAAGGTCCAATTGATGACGGCCATGCAGCCGGGTCAGGAATAGCATGTCCAAACGCGTTGATCTTTTGATTGCGACCGGGCTGACCGGTCTTGTCCTGACTGGCGGGATCGTGCTTGCCATGCCCGACCCGCAGCCATCGGGCTGGGGCGGGGCAGGGGCAGTACAAAGTATCAGCATTTCGCTGGGTGCCGGGCAGGCCGAAACCGGCGAGGCGGAAACAGATACCCAAAGTGCCGACGCGGTTGACAGCATGGCCGCCGAAGTGCCCGAAGAAATCGTTGAACCGGATCTGGAACAGGAACCCCAGCCTGAACCGATCCCCGAGGAAGTGGCTGAGCCTGAACCAGAAGTTCTCCCGGAACCAGAGCCGGAAGTGGTCGAGCAACAGCCAGAACCCATTCCGGAACCAGAACCGGTCATCGAACAAGTTACCGAACCAGAACCAGAACCCGAGCCGGTTGTCGAGCAGCAGCTGGCAGAGGTCCTGCCGGTGCGCATGAAGCCCAAACCACCCGTGGAGCAGGCAGAGGCCCCAAAGCCGACCAAGGCACCCGAGCCGGCCGAAAAAGCCGCCCAGCCAACGCCACAGCCCTCCGGGCTGACCAACTCGGTCAAGTCGGAGGGCACGACGGGTGAAACCACCCAAAGTCAGGCGGCCAGTTCATCGGCTGGTAGCGGTGGTGGTGCGGCAAGCCAGGCAAAGATGGTGGATTATCAGGCATCGGTTTTGCAAACACTGGCGCGCTACCGCGAATATCCCGAACGCGCCATGCGCCGCCGGATCGAGGGCGAAAACCGTATTCGCCTTGTCATTGCGCGCGATGGCACGGTGCTTGAGGCCAGTATGGTCAGTTCAAGCGGATCAAGCATCCTTGATCGCGAAACCGAACGCCTGATCGAACGGGTGCGGAAATTCCCGCCATTCCCCGACGAGATGACCGAACAACATGTCGTCTGGACCGTACCAGTCGCCTATCAGCTTCACTAGAATGACAAACGCCAGCCCATGAAGGCTGGCGTTTTTGTTTGCGTAAGGCGCGTTTAGGCATCAGGCGTTTCGCCGTCCTCCCAGTGATAATCAAGTGGTGCCTCGCGCCAGGCGAATTTGTCGAGATGAACGATAATCACACCCTTCATGCTCTCGATACCCTCGGGCTTGTGTGACTGTCCGTCAAAGGTCAGGCGATCCTCATGGGCAGTAATGACACACGGCCCCATGGGAAACGCCACATTGCCGGCGGTTTCGCCCAGATCGACTTCGACCTTGTGGGCGAAATGTTTGCACAGCTGGACAAGATACTTGGCGGCCTTATCGGTTTTGACCGATCCCTTTGTGGTAATCATCTGGCGATCTCTCTGTTTGCGTTTGCGGGGTTGGGTCGGCTTATGGTGACGGCGTGTCGTCAAGGCCGATCCAGTAGACACCGTTCAGATCGACCGCCTGAAAGCGCTCGAAGAACGTTGCCAGTTCGGCGTCGGGATCGAGGTCGGCATAGATGTCGGGATGCAGCCACTTCGCCATCGCCTGCAGGGCAAACACATTGATCGGGTTGTTATAAATGTGATGCCAGACGGAATAGACCTTCCTGTTTTTAACAGCACTCAAAAGTGGCAGGCCGGTCCGTTCCATACTGTGCGCCAAGGACACACGCGCCTGATCGGCATTTGTGTTTGCACCGAGGACAATGCGACGTGCATTTGTTTCCGCATTCAGCCCGGACGATCCGATGGCCGTGGTGATATAGACGTCCGGGTCGGTGAAGATCACCTGTTCGACCGATATCTGGCTGATTACGCCGGGAATGGTATCGGCGAAGATGTTTTTGCCACCAGCCAGGGTAACGAACTTGCCGATCATCTCGTTGCCCATGGCTTCGCAGCAGTTCTCGGCAAGGCCGACACGGCTTTCAAGGAGGACACTGGGCTTTTCGGTTATTTTTGCGGCGCGTGAGGTCACCTTTCGAAGGTTCTCCTCATAGAATTTCACAAAGGCCTCTGCCTGTTCTTCCTTGCCCATCAGCTTGCCCAGAAGACGGATGCTTTTGGGCGTGTTTTCAAACGGCTTGGCCCGAAAATCGATCATCACCACCGGGATGTCTGCCGCACCCATGACAGACAGAACTTCGTGGCTGGTGGAACTAGGCCCATGGCCGCCCGACATGCCAAAAATTGCCACGTCGGGCTCGACTGTCACGGCCTCTTCAACAGAAAACGTTTCCTCGTTCTGACGACCAACCAGCGCGATATCATCAATCTCGGGGAATTTTTCGCGATATTGCGCAAAGGATGCCGGATCAAGCGATTTGAAGTCGCCCATCATTCCAGCAATCCAGCGCACCGGATTTTCCGGATCGAGAATGCCGATCGACGGCAGGAAACGCCCTTCGCCAAGGATCATGTGTTTGACCGGCACCTCGACGGTGACTTCACGTCCAGCAATATCAGTCAGCGTGACCGTTTCACCAGCGGAAGCACTTGCACCCCAGATCAGTGTCGCCGCAGCAAAGGCAAGAAGATTGCGAATTTTCATGTCAGGTCATCCTGAAGGTTTGTCTTGTCGTGCATTTCAAACGCCAAAACGGGCAGCACCTGATGTGCTGCCCATTTCGGTTCGATGAGTGTTTCTTCGCGTCCTAGAAATCGACCTTCGCCGAGATCAGGAAAGTGCGTCCGGGTTCGTGGAACGGTTCACTGATGCGCGTGCTGTCATAACCGGTTGTTGCGCGGTCGATGTAATCGCGATCAAGGATGTTCAGCGCATCCACACGCAGGGTAACTGCATCGTTCAACACTCCGGGGACCCATTCGGCATAGAGATTGGCAACGAAGTAGCTATCGAGTTTTTCGTTGCCGCGTTCTTCCGGACTGTCATCGGCAAGGGCGAATTCCGCATTGCCGCCAACGCGCAGCCCATAGCTATCAAAGCTGTGACCAGCATCGAAGTTGAACATGTCACCCATGATGACGCCCTGATAGGAGGCCTCGGTGCTCAGCGGGACGCCGCCGTCGGTTTTAACGTTGGTGTGGGAATAGGTCAGGCGCGCAAAGCCCGGACCATAGGAATACATGGCAGACAGATTGACACCACGGGTATCGAGATCGACTGTCGAGTTACGGGTCGCACTCGACAGATCGTGGGATTCATCGATCAGGTTGTAGAAAAGGTTTCCATCCAGCGTCCAGTCATCAAGCGCAAGGCGCGAACCGACCTTTGCGTTATAGGACCGCGAAGGGGCAAAACCGTCATAATTCCAGTTGCCACTGAATTCATAAATTGCTGACTCACCAAGCGGTAGGCCACCAAAGGTGGTCCCGGCACCACCGTATACCATCAACTGTTCGGTAAGGTCATATTCAGTGTTGGCATTGCCGCTCAGTCCGAATTCGGAAAAGTCTTCACCGGTCAGGCCTTCGAACCATTGCTGATCGGCACGGCCGCCGAACGACACACGCCACTGATCGGTCAGGGACAGGCGGGCTTGCGAGAATGCGCCAATATCGGTCGAGGTTTCCGAATAGTTACCGTTGCGCGGGGATCGGTTGTGATATCCGGTTGCCTCATCGCGATAGAAATCAATCCCGGCGGTGATGACACCATTATCGACTTCAAAATTGTTTGCGGCCTTGCCGTTGATGGACCGGATATCGGATTTGACGTGATAGAAGTTCGCACCACCCTGAAGGGCCGGAATGTTCAGAACCGTGCGGCTGTATGCCAGGCTGAATTCCGGATCAAACTGGCCAGACGGCATTTCATCTACATAGCTCACCCCAACCGAGGTATCGCGATAGGACAGCCATTGTGGCGCTGCGCCGTTGGCCAGAACCGCATAATTCGGGCGGGACGGGCGGACACCTTCATCTTCAAGATGGCTTGCGAACGCTTCGAAACGGCCGCCGTCATTGCCGGTAAAGGCAATCTTGCCCAGTCCGCTTTCGCTGCCATCGGCGGTACCAATCGCCTCATCACCTTCGCCGTCTTTGTAATTGCCCTGATTGCTGTTTTTCAGATACGCCAGCGCTTCAAACCCGTCTGACTGTCCAGCAACGGTTAGCCATTCGGCAAAGCCCTTGGTGTTTGAGTTGTACTGCAACTTGCCCCAGCCACCGAACGTGTCACCGGCTTCAAGAACGTCCCGGGCATCACGTGTTTCATAAGACATCGATCCGCCCAAGGCGTGTGGCCCGGCATCCGCCGGGGCGACACCGGATTCAACATTAACCGATTTCAGCATCGCCGGATCAATGATAGCTGTTCCGATATGGTGGAAGCTTGAATCTACCTGACGTGCGCCATCAACCTGAACGTTGAGCTTGGTATTCTCGATACCCTGCACATAGACCTTCTGAACGATGGCGGTCGGGCCGCCGACTTCAACCGACGCGTCCGATGAAAAGACATCCTTGATCGTCTGCGGATTTTTACGATCCAGTTCGTCCTGGCCAATCGAAACACCACCGGGAAGGCCTTGTGCCGATTTGGCCGAAGCCGTGACTTCGAGGGGCTTGGTCACGGTTTCATCGTTGTTGGCCCCTTGGGCAAAGGTGATTGATGGCAAAACCGCAAGCGAAAAACCGGCAAGAACGGTCGTGCGCAAAAGGGCGCTGATCCGGGGCGATGGGGTTGGCGAGGGTGACTGTGGCATGTTCATTTCCTGAGAAATATAATTGCAAATGCGAATGATTGTGAATATTATTTTCGCAGGCGGGGATGCAACAGGAATGATGTTTGCCAAATCGCCGGACATGTTTGCGAAATCGTCAGCATGTCTTCGCATAGGCCATGCGGCGCCGATTGCATGTTCAAAGATGCTTTGTGACTTCAAAATGATGCAGGAGAGGTTTGTGGGGGTAACAGCACACCGGCAAATAACGCGGCGTGACTCTATTACCAGAAGCCATCTGGAAAAACGCGGCACCCTTATCAAGGAAACAGGCGAGCTCGGGAACGCCTTGGCAAGTCGCGGCGCGTTGATGAGCGGGCGCATGTCATTTAGCGATACGCAGTCGTTTCTTGATATTCACACATCTGACACGATGGAGATGAAGGATGCCATCGCCGACTATCATGTCGGCGCGGCCGTAAAGGTTGCCATTATGCTGAAGGGACGGTTGCAGGCCGAGTTTGATGGTGTGCCGGTTGATCTTGACGCACGTGCCCACCCGGTTGGCTTTGTCTTGGCGGTGCCGCAACCCTCCAAGGTCAGGCGTTATATCCACAAAGGCAGCGAAATCAGCAAGGTGATGATTTCGGCACAGTTTGACTGGGTCTTGCGCCAGCTTGGCAAGTCACCGGCCCGCTATCGCGAAATCGCCGACTTCTTCAATGCGGGCATTTCTGTGCGCAGCTGGCGGCCGTCACGCCGGGTGCTCGCACTTGCTGATCAGTTGATCTATCCGCACGCAACGGATCCGCTTATGCGCGAGCTGTATGAAGAAAGTCGCGGGTTGGAGATTTTTGCCGAAGCACTTTCCGCCATTCAGAACGGTGCGGACCAAACGGCGACGCTTGGCAAAAATTCCGGCCCGGATGCGCTGGATCGGCATCATCGTGCACAGGAAATCCGAGATTTCATTCTGGCCAGTGACCCGGAACAGCAAACTCTTCCGACCATTGCCGCCGCCATCGGGATCAGTGTCGCCAGCATGCAGCGCATCTTCAAGGATGCCTATGGCATGACGGTAAAGGATTTCATCCGTGAAAGCCGTCTTGTCGCGGCCCGCGATGCCATGGAAAAGGACGGCCTGACGATTGCGCAGGCCGCCTGGGCGGCGGGCTATAAAAGCCCGGCCAATTTCGCAACCGCCTTCAAGCGTGTGTTTGGCATCACACCGTCCGAGGCACGCGACCGCTAGCAACTGGCATAAGCAGCGCGGCCTCGGGGTGAGGTGGTGTTTGATCCTATGATGTCAGCTTCGTGATGAAGGCATCGACATCTGACCGCAGTTTTTCGGAATTCTGCTTAAGCATGCGTGAGACGTCCGAGACGTTTTGTGCCACCGTGCTGGTGCGTTGTGCGGTGCCATTGACGGTTTCCAGGCTGCCGTTCACATCGCGATTGGCCGATGATACCGCGTTGATATTGCCACTGATTTCGGTGGTGGCGGCGGCCTGTTGTTCGACGGCTGCGGAGATGGCGGTGACGGAATCAACGATGTTGCTGATCTGGCCGGCCACCCCGTGAATGGCATTCACCGCGGCAACCGTGCTTTGCTGCACATTGTTGATTTGTGCTGTGATATCGCCGGTGGCCTTCGCGGTCTGATTGGCAAGGTTTTTGACCTCGCTTGCGACCACGGCAAAGCCTTTGCCTGCTTCGCCGGCACGGGCAGCCTCGATCGTGGCATTCAGGGCCAGAAGGTTGGTTTGGCTCGCGATCTTGTCAATCAGGTCAACGACAGTGCCGATTTGCTCGGCGGCGGCATTGAGGGTTTCGATCGTGTCTGATGTTTGTTGTACAGAAACTTCAACTTCGTTGGAAATCGTCGAGGCTCGCGAAACCTGGCTTGAGATTTCGCGAATGGAGCTATCAAGTTCTTCCGCCGCACCGGCAACCGTGGTGGCATTATCGGCAGACAGTTCAGCAGCACCGCGCGCCTTTTCAACTTCGCCCTGGGTTTCCTGCATGCTGGCCAACAGGGTTTCAGATGCCTGTGACATATCTTCGGCAGAGCTTGAAACGGCGGAAACAACCGTTCCGATGGTTTTTTCAAACTCGTCGGACATTTGCTGAAGTTTGTCGGCATAGGTCTTTTGCGTTTCTTCGTAATAGACCGTAATCGCCATTTCGACATCGATCAGCAACGCATTGGTCGAGCCGATGATCATCAACGGCAATTGTGAATCACGACTGAAATTTTTGCACAGCACAGCGGTGATTTCGCCAAGCATGAAGTTATAGGCCGAAACATATGCTTCGGGCGTCAGGCCAATCCGTTCGTGGGCCTTACCGATGCGGCGCACGTCGTCGTAAAAGGATTGATCGAATGCGCCGTCAAAAAGTTTGGCCCAGTGTTTGGCCTGGGCATTCTTCAGACGATCAATGTTTGACGGATCTCCGATAATTTTTGCCAGAGCCGCGTTATTCATCACCTTATGGTAAAACTGATCAAGCATGCCCGGCAGGTTTTTTTCAATCACTGGCCATGCGCGTTTGAGCTGTTTTATTTTAGGTTCGTCCAGTCCGATGAAGTCGAGACGGCTTTTCAGTTCAGGATGTACCACTTTTGATCCCCCAAGAAACAACAAGCAATGTGAACACTTAAAAGATGTTGTTTCTTTAGGTTGGATCTGAATGGTCTAGTTTAACTATCCAAAAGGTTAGTTTGGTGCAATTTTATGTAATTAAAATACTGTTTCCATGTGTTAAATTACGCGGATAAAGAGAAAAAACAGAAAAGATTTCTCATTTCCCGATCTGCTGCGTCATAGGGGTCCTTATACCATTGGTTGAATGGAGGCTCCTATGCCAATCAATGCCACGCAGCTTCGCACCCTTGTCGTCAAACCGGTTCTGGCGGCCCTTGGATTGCCTGCGTCAGATGTCGCGGAAAATCTGATCATGGGCACAGCCGCCCATGAAAGTCATCTGGGCGATTATATTGAACAGGTTGGCGGTGGTCCGGCGCTGGGAATTTTCCAGATGGAACCGGCAACCTTGCATGATTGTTATGAAAACTATCTTGATTACCGGGCGGACCTGAAAGCCAAAGTGGACGGGTTTCTTGCCCCGCAGCCAGCACAAGCAGACGGTACGCCCGACAAGGACGCACAACTGGCGACCAATCTGGCCTATGCCACGGCGCTTTGTCGTATTCGCTACTACCGGGCACCAGCCGCGATGCCGACCGATCCCAACGACGTCAACGGGCTGGCAGCCTATTGGAAGCAATATTACAACACGCCGCTTGGGGCGGGCACGGTTGAACAGTTCGTCGCCGATTACAATCGCTACCTTGGGTCGTAAGACACAGTTGGCGGACTGAAGGGCAGCATTCCGTAGCGGCAAGAAAAAATATTTCCTGATTTCGGCAAAAATAGTGGAAAAGGACAGTCGTTTTAGACAAAATTCCCCTCCGCAAGTTGGTGGTTGCGCAAAAAACCACCAAAACACAAGAATTTAAGGGGATCGGAATGAAACGTCGTCAGTTTCTAAAAGGGGCCGGACTGGGTGCGGGTGCAGTTGCTGCCTCGGTTGCAGCACCGGCTGTTGTATCCGCACAGGAAACGCTGAATTGGCGCATGGTGATGCCATGGCCAAAAGGAACCCCGGGACTTGGCACCAATGCCGAAAAGTTCGCCGCCATGGTCAAGGAGATGTCGGCTGGTCGTCTGAACATCACCATCTATGGTGCCGGTGAACTGGTGCCGCCGTTCGAATGCATGGATGCCGTCGAACAGGGTGTCGCCGAAATGGCGCACGGTACCCCGTATTACTGGCAGGGCAAAAACCCGGCCCTTAACTTCTTCTCGACCATCCCGTTCGGTCTGACCGCGTGGGAGCTTTCAAGCTGGATCCGCTTTGGCGATGGTCAGAAGCTTTGGGAAGAAGCTTACGAAGAATTCAACGTTGTGCCGTTCTATGCCG is a genomic window of Thalassospira sp. ER-Se-21-Dark containing:
- the gyrA gene encoding DNA gyrase subunit A: MSTKETNPENRDIFPVSIEQEMRRSYLDYAMSVIVSRALPDVRDGLKPVHRRILYAMHENGFEYNKPFRKSARVVGDVMGKYHPHGDSAIYDAMVRMAQNFSMRLQLIDGQGNFGSMDGDKAAAMRYTEARMAKAAHFLLDDIDKDTIDFRDNYDETTKEPSVIPARFPNMLVNGAGGIAVGMATNIPPHNLGEVIDGCMAYVDDPNISVEGLMEFVHGPDFPTGGLILGRSGIHSAFKTGRGSVVMRARTHVEEIRANREAIIVTEVPYQVNKATLMEKIAELVRDKKLEGISDLRDESDRSGVRMVIELKRDANADVVLNQLFRFTALQTSFGVNMLALNRGKPELMNLKEIIQAFVEFREEVITRRTIHLLKKARDRAHVVVGLGIAVSNIDEVIKLIRNAADPTVAREQLMERDWAAGDIVPLIELIADPNQVGSTDGMYRLSEAQARAILELRLHRLTGLERDKIAGELTELGEKIKDFLDILASRERKLTILKDELTEMRNEFADPRRSEIQEAEFEHDIEDLIAREDMVVTVSHSGYIQRVPLSTYRAQRRGGKGRSGMATREEDFVSKLFVANTHTPVLFFSSEGMVYKMKVWRLPMGTPQSRGKALVNLLPLSEGEYITTVLPLPDEEEWPNLHVMFATSTGNVRRNSLADFVNVKSNGKIAMKLEEERGDKLIAVQTCTDDDDILLTTRQGKCIRFRVGDVRVFTGRNSVGVRGIRLADQDEVIAMSVLFGNHVSMEERGEYLSITGKLRREEITADNLPLELLSEERYQEILSGDQMILSVTENGYGKRTSAYEYRVTGRGGQGFANIEMSERNGNVAASFVIEEGDELMMVTNGGKVIRMPTHDIRIAGRKTQGVTLFRTAEDEQVVAVERLSNLGDEDDEIIDGEEGVIEGAEGAVETADQAPEASDEDAAEAPASDEADRDE
- the coaD gene encoding pantetheine-phosphate adenylyltransferase is translated as MTETSSTVSRIGIYPGTFDPVTQGHMDIIRRATRIVDQLIVGVAINAGKGPMFGVDERCALVEGALKAAGGEVAARTSVKPFSSLLMQFAQENGSSTIIRGLRAVSDFEYEFQMAGMNARLSPEVETVFLMASDKQQFVSSRFVKEIARLGGNVTEFVPANVLKRLHEKLAEEKE
- a CDS encoding peptidylprolyl isomerase, with translation MSNGNDAVAQDLENTLYLDLKDGRVVIQLRPDLAPKHVARIKELTREGFYDGLKFHRVIEGFMAQTGDPKGNGTGGSGQKLDAEFSNERHVRGTVSMARSANPNSADSQFFIVFADAPHLDGQYTIWGEVTEGMEYVDMIKKGAPWANGSVADPDQIVKMQVAADAQ
- a CDS encoding MotA/TolQ/ExbB proton channel family protein; this encodes MSDPVNSSAASSDAQTPLSSDGALVPVGADSATGNLNADGSVMVDPNTGLAIDATATTQSTGMLDGFVGLPVIEQVDRAGVVGWVLAAMALIGLMVFFYKLVGFLRRGVFADGFVKDVERHLSSGDEQQAAEILARRRHPAARIALSGMMLPVSSSEEREAASDLIASRARKEIDGLNGGLRIMSAIAVLSPLLGLLGTVMGMIEAFQRMEGAGSRIDPSVLSGGIWLALLTTAIGLVVAIPATAFHMWMQGVIGRAAATMEDVCTLVVNRGELARKTLTRASNISELRHAAE
- a CDS encoding biopolymer transporter ExbD, translated to MQLRERNSGSTPMIGLTPLIDVVFILLIFFMLASSFLDWKGFEMSVSITDGRATSQSDTRPVTVEVDVNGGLSINGNAIALSNLAPTLLRDHDGSQVRLRPINGANLQRLVEVMDTLGRGGVTDVEFIE
- a CDS encoding biopolymer transporter ExbD; this encodes MKRRIQIAEDGPVQEPMLPLINIVFLLLIFFMIAGSLQKLGPFEVDPPASQTAEGQPEDTIVLWFGSNGEIGIDDLTGGLDRLSSMLPADYIGRPVEIRADREVEGAKVVTLLARLQELGIEKVQLMTAMQPGQE
- a CDS encoding TonB family protein: MSKRVDLLIATGLTGLVLTGGIVLAMPDPQPSGWGGAGAVQSISISLGAGQAETGEAETDTQSADAVDSMAAEVPEEIVEPDLEQEPQPEPIPEEVAEPEPEVLPEPEPEVVEQQPEPIPEPEPVIEQVTEPEPEPEPVVEQQLAEVLPVRMKPKPPVEQAEAPKPTKAPEPAEKAAQPTPQPSGLTNSVKSEGTTGETTQSQAASSSAGSGGGAASQAKMVDYQASVLQTLARYREYPERAMRRRIEGENRIRLVIARDGTVLEASMVSSSGSSILDRETERLIERVRKFPPFPDEMTEQHVVWTVPVAYQLH